A single genomic interval of Camelina sativa cultivar DH55 chromosome 11, Cs, whole genome shotgun sequence harbors:
- the LOC104724377 gene encoding putative disease resistance protein At4g11170 isoform X1, translating to MSSSSLLSGREVDVFLSFCCETSHEYFQEILFQYGIKTFQSNRSWETRYRPIDQRTLKALEESKVAVVMMSETKPCFVGFLEELIVILEFHEKGLLKVIPIFLNAHSFSAEEICQHYPDKAPSWRTALAKFTNIVAEYPFSQNLAGMSQSDWLKQIAHDIFLLLLCFTSNNLNDLVAMDLHMKVVCGLLASEDDKEVRTIGIWGSAGAGKTTLARYIYAEISVNFQTHVFLENVENMKDKILKFEGEEYATVIISSDHDEHEITEARRKHRKFLLIADDVNSIEQGKWIIEYASWFAPGSRVILISQNKDLLVDAGVKHVYEVRSLRYDEALQLFSHFAFKQPYPPSDFEQLAVRAVHLAGFLPLGLRLLGSFLTGKGREEWAATLLKLKAKKGGNIMQVWKLMEPSGDKGQEDWEAAADIMEGKESSEDKGKKEREVAADIMEGKESSQDKVQEEREVAANTMEGKESSQDKQ from the coding sequence atgtcttcttcttcgttgttgTCTGGAAGGGAGGTGGATGTCTTCCTGAGTTTCTGCTGCGAGACTAGCCATGAATATTTTCAAGAGATTTTGTTTCAATATGGCATTAAAACTTTTCAATCCAACAGATCCTGGGAGACGAGATACAGACCAATTGATCAACGAACACTCAAGGCTTTGGAAGAGTCGAAAGTCGCGGTTGTGATGATGTCTGAGACAAAACCTTGTTTCGTTGGGTTCCTTGAAGAGCTCATCGTAATACTCGAATTTCACGAGAAAGGTTTACTCAAGGTCATACCCATCTTTCTCAATGCCCACTCTTTTAGTGCGGAAGAAATCTGCCAACACTATCCGGACAAGGCGCCAAGTTGGAGAACCGCACTTGCCAAATTTACCAACATTGTCGCCGAATATCCATTTTCTCAGAATCTTGCAGGTATGAGCCAATCAGATTGGCTCAAGCAAATTGCTCATgacatttttcttctcttgctctgtttcacATCAAACAATTTGAATGACCTTGTTGCAATGGATCTTCACATGAAAGTGGTTTGTGGCCTGTTGGCTTCAGAAGATGACAAAGAGGTTCGTACCATTGGCATTTGGGGTAGTGCAGGTGCTGGGAAGACAACACTTGCAAGGTACATCTATGCTGAGATCTCAGTTAATTTTCAGACACATGTTTTCCTAGAAAATGTCGAAAACATGAAAGACAAGATTCTAAAGTTTGAAGGGGAAGAATATGCAACGGTAATAATAAGTTCAGATCATGATGAGCATGAAATTACCGAAGCAAGGCGTAAACACCGGAAATTTCTCCTTATCGCTGATGATGTGAACAGCATAGAACAAGGGAAGTGGATCATTGAATACGCTAGCTGGTTTGCTCCAGGAAGCAGGGTCATTCTTATTAGCCAAAACAAGGATTTGCTTGTTGACGCCGGGGTGAAGCATGTGTATGAAGTCAGATCTTTAAGATATGATGAAGCTCTTCAACTCTTCTCCCATTTTGCATTCAAGCAGCCTTATCCACCTTCTGATTTCGAACAGCTTGCAGTTCGTGCTGTACATCTTGCAGGCTTTCTTCCTTTGGGCCTTAGACTGCTAGGGTCGTTTTTAACTGGTAAAGGTAGAGAGGAGTGGGCAGCTACACTGCTCAAACTCAAGGCAAAGAAAGGTGGAAATATAATGCAAGTCTGGAAACTTATGGAACCATCAGGAGATAAAGGTCAAGAGGACTGGGAAGCTGCTGCAGACATAATGGAAGGGAAGGAATCATCAGAAGATAAAGGTAAAAAAGAGAGGGAAGTTGCTGCAGACATTATGGAAGGAAAGGAATCATCACAAGATAAAGTTCAAGAGGAGAGGGAAGTTGCTGCAAACACTATGGAAGGAAAGGAATCATCACAAGACAAACAATAA
- the LOC104724377 gene encoding putative disease resistance protein At4g11170 isoform X2, translating to MSSSSLLSGREVDVFLSFCCETSHEYFQEILFQYGIKTFQSNRSWETRYRPIDQRTLKALEESKVAVVMMSETKPCFVGFLEELIVILEFHEKGLLKVIPIFLNAHSFSAEEICQHYPDKAPSWRTALAKFTNIVAEYPFSQNLAVVCGLLASEDDKEVRTIGIWGSAGAGKTTLARYIYAEISVNFQTHVFLENVENMKDKILKFEGEEYATVIISSDHDEHEITEARRKHRKFLLIADDVNSIEQGKWIIEYASWFAPGSRVILISQNKDLLVDAGVKHVYEVRSLRYDEALQLFSHFAFKQPYPPSDFEQLAVRAVHLAGFLPLGLRLLGSFLTGKGREEWAATLLKLKAKKGGNIMQVWKLMEPSGDKGQEDWEAAADIMEGKESSEDKGKKEREVAADIMEGKESSQDKVQEEREVAANTMEGKESSQDKQ from the exons atgtcttcttcttcgttgttgTCTGGAAGGGAGGTGGATGTCTTCCTGAGTTTCTGCTGCGAGACTAGCCATGAATATTTTCAAGAGATTTTGTTTCAATATGGCATTAAAACTTTTCAATCCAACAGATCCTGGGAGACGAGATACAGACCAATTGATCAACGAACACTCAAGGCTTTGGAAGAGTCGAAAGTCGCGGTTGTGATGATGTCTGAGACAAAACCTTGTTTCGTTGGGTTCCTTGAAGAGCTCATCGTAATACTCGAATTTCACGAGAAAGGTTTACTCAAGGTCATACCCATCTTTCTCAATGCCCACTCTTTTAGTGCGGAAGAAATCTGCCAACACTATCCGGACAAGGCGCCAAGTTGGAGAACCGCACTTGCCAAATTTACCAACATTGTCGCCGAATATCCATTTTCTCAGAATCTTGCAG TGGTTTGTGGCCTGTTGGCTTCAGAAGATGACAAAGAGGTTCGTACCATTGGCATTTGGGGTAGTGCAGGTGCTGGGAAGACAACACTTGCAAGGTACATCTATGCTGAGATCTCAGTTAATTTTCAGACACATGTTTTCCTAGAAAATGTCGAAAACATGAAAGACAAGATTCTAAAGTTTGAAGGGGAAGAATATGCAACGGTAATAATAAGTTCAGATCATGATGAGCATGAAATTACCGAAGCAAGGCGTAAACACCGGAAATTTCTCCTTATCGCTGATGATGTGAACAGCATAGAACAAGGGAAGTGGATCATTGAATACGCTAGCTGGTTTGCTCCAGGAAGCAGGGTCATTCTTATTAGCCAAAACAAGGATTTGCTTGTTGACGCCGGGGTGAAGCATGTGTATGAAGTCAGATCTTTAAGATATGATGAAGCTCTTCAACTCTTCTCCCATTTTGCATTCAAGCAGCCTTATCCACCTTCTGATTTCGAACAGCTTGCAGTTCGTGCTGTACATCTTGCAGGCTTTCTTCCTTTGGGCCTTAGACTGCTAGGGTCGTTTTTAACTGGTAAAGGTAGAGAGGAGTGGGCAGCTACACTGCTCAAACTCAAGGCAAAGAAAGGTGGAAATATAATGCAAGTCTGGAAACTTATGGAACCATCAGGAGATAAAGGTCAAGAGGACTGGGAAGCTGCTGCAGACATAATGGAAGGGAAGGAATCATCAGAAGATAAAGGTAAAAAAGAGAGGGAAGTTGCTGCAGACATTATGGAAGGAAAGGAATCATCACAAGATAAAGTTCAAGAGGAGAGGGAAGTTGCTGCAAACACTATGGAAGGAAAGGAATCATCACAAGACAAACAATAA
- the LOC104724381 gene encoding TMV resistance protein N-like isoform X2 produces MASSSASRASNYDVFLSFRGEDTRHSIVSHLYAALANRGIATFKDDKRLELGDHISEELHRAIEGSDFVVVVLSENYPTSRWCLMELQMIMKLQVEGRIGVFPVFYRVDPSDVRHQQGSFDLEGYERDPQMADKVPKWREALKMIADLSGVASGQCIDEATMVRKIVEDISKRKAMMQKIDFRNIVGVDTHMEGLKSLLEMDSDNDEVRMIGIWGMGGIGKTTIAKCLYDQLSSHFTTRYFTEDIKGIYKDIDLLHLQNKLLYNTLGDDVTPWSVEAGREVIAARLGNHKVLLVLDGVDNLVQIHALAKETRWFGHGSRIIITTRDRGLLNSCGVKAIYEVKCLDDMDSLQMFKQIAFEGGSPSSVEFDHLSIRAARLAHGLPSAIQAYAFFLRGRANSPEELEEAVCGLECTPDENITEILKISYEGLAKAHKNAFLHVACLFNGETFRRVTSLLDISTLESNLWMRVLAEKSLIDITSNGYVIMHKLVEQMGREIMLDSGKFIGDPEKINDTLDYREGIGQIESISLHTCEMTSAFSMETGVFGKMYKLRFVKVYKHVDDGESRLQVIPGDHYPSMNCSLLHWDAFPLSTLPLNFNTFGLVELNLRHSNLETLWSGALRFSNLKKLDVTGSKYLKQLPDLSMYQSLDELMLEQCKRLKGIPESIGEKSTLGRFNLSYYGGPKSPLGVVIGNVSQMQRLTLEFPTARVEMQLMNMSITGDIKFRVFADCEGYAEYFCFSSEQKIHGTKTVSVHQAPRLTSVFNKSTSLNIRRFSYKENGQPITTFHSFPYIPGLEELKLVNLNIQKLSDAIGHFEFLEKLDFSGNDFERLPEDMSRLSRLKTLCLRNCRKLKELPELTQVQSLTLSNCRSLRSLVKPSDASQYPGIYCLLELCLDNCKNVMSLSDQLSHFTKLIFLDLSSHDFKTLPASIRDLTSLGCDSLEADALEHFKGRLNKEVPAQPQIACFQETEISSYDRDHQSTKSRLPKFLCCSHF; encoded by the exons ATGGCTTCCTCATCTGCATCTCGTGCATCCAACTACGATGTCTTCCTCAGTTTCCGAGGGGAAGACACTCGACATTCTATCGTTAGCCATTTGTACGCAGCACTTGCTAACAGAGGAATTGCTACCTTCAAAGACGACAAAAGGCTTGAGCTAGGCGATCACATTTCTGAAGAACTCCACAGAGCCATCGAAGGTTCAGATTTCGTTGTCGTGGTTCTCTCAGAGAACTACCCTACTTCCAGGTGGTGCTTAATGGAGCTCCAAATGATAATGAAGCTTCAGGTGGAGGGAAGAATTGGTGTCTTTCCCGTCTTCTATAGAGTAGACCCCTCTGACGTGAGGCACCAGCAAGGAAGTTTCGATCTAGAAGGATACGAACGTGATCCACAAATGGCAGATAAGGTTCCCAAGTGGAGAGAAGCTCTTAAAATGATCGCCGATCTTTCAGGCGTGGCATCCGGACAGTG CATTGATGAGGCAACTATGGTTCGAAAAATTGTCGAAGATATTTCAAAGCGCAAGGCGATGATGCAAAAGATAGACTTCAGAAATATTGTTGGGGTAGATACTCACATGGAAGGTCTCAAGTCTCTCTTGGAGATGGACTCCGATAATGATGAGGTTCGTATGATTGGAATATGGGGCATGGGAGGCATCGGCAAAACCACCATCGCCAAGTGTCTCTATGACCAGCTCTCATCTCATTTTACAACCAGGTATTTCACAGAAGACATCAAGGGTATTTATAAAGACATTGATCTACTGCATTTGCAAAACAAACTTCTCTACAATACCCTTGGTGATGATGTTACGCCGTGGAGTGTGGAAGCTGGACGCGAGGTCATAGCGGCAAGACTTGGGAACCACAAGGTTCTTCTTGTGCTAGATGGTGTGGATAATTTGGTGCAGATCCATGCTCTGGCAAAAGAGACACGATGGTTTGGTCATGGGAGCCGAATCATCATAACCACCCGAGACAGGGGCTTACTCAATAGTTGTGGAGTAAAAGCCATTTATGAGGTTAAGTGTTTAGACGATATGGATTCCCTGCAGATGTTTAAACAGATTGCTTTTGAAGGAGGTAGTCCTTCTTCTGTTGAATTTGACCATCTCTCAATCCGGGCAGCTCGACTTGCTCACGGGCTTCCTTCTGCAATTCAAGCTTATGCCTTCTTTCTCCGTGGAAGAGCCAACTCTCCTGAGGAATTGGAAGAAGCAGTGTGTGGACTTGAATGTACTCCTGACGAGAATATAACAGAAATCTTGAAAATTAGCTACGAGGGCTTAGCAAAAGCACATAAGAATGCTTTTCTTCATGTTGCATGTCTCTTTAATGGAGAAACTTTCAGGCGAGTCACTTCACTACTTGATATTAGCACACTTGAAAGTAACTTGTGGATGAGAGTTTTAGCAGAGAAATCTCTCATTGATATAACAAGTAATGGATATGTAATCATGCATAAGTTAGTTGAACAGATGGGAAGGGAAATTATGCTTGACAGTGGAAAATTCATCGGGGATCCAGAGAAAATAAATGACACACTCGATTACCGAGAA GGAATTGGCCAAATTGAAAGCATTTCCCTACACACATGTGAAATGACAAGTGCATTTTCGATGGAGACTGgtgtttttggtaaaatgtaTAAACTTAGGTTTGTCAAGGTCTACAAGCATGTTGACGACGGAGAATCGAGGCTGCAGGTGATTCCTGGCGATCATTACCCTTCCATGAATTGTAGTTTACTCCACTGGGATGCATTTCCATTGAGCACATTGCCTCTCAACTTTAATACATTTGGTCTTGTGGAACTCAATCTGCGTCACAGCAACCTAGAAACACTCTGGAGTGGAGCACTG AGGTTCAGTAATTTGAAGAAACTGGACGTGACGGGATCTAAGTATCTCAAGCAACTTCCAGATCTTTCAATGTACCAGAGCCTTGACGAGTTGATGCTAGAACAATGCAAGAGATTAAAAGGAATTCCAGAGTCAATTGGAGAAAAGTCTACCCTAGGCAGGTTTAATCTATCATACTACGGTGGACCTAAGAGTCCCTTGGGTGTTGTTATAGGGAATGTGTCTCAGATGCAACGTCTTACACTGGAGTTCCCAACTGCAAGAGTGGAAATGCAACTTATGAATATGTCGATCACGGGAGACATAAAATTTCGTGTTTTTGCAGATTGTGAAGGATACGCTGAATACTTCTGCTTTAGTTCTGAGCAAAAGATCCATGGTACAAAGACAGTAAGTGTCCACCAAGCTCCTCGACTCACCTCTGTGTTCAACAAATCTACTTCGCTCAATATCAGGAGGTTCAGCTACAAAGAGAACGGGCAACCTATCACCACCTTTCACAGTTTTCCATATATACCTGGCCTGGAAGAGCTAAAACTAGTCAACTTAAACATCCAAAAGCTGTCAGATGCGATTGGTCACTTTGAATTCTTAGAAAAACTGGACTTCAGCGGCAATGATTTTGAGAGGTTACCAGAAGATATGAGTAGACTTTCCCGGTTGAAAACTCTCTGTCTTCGAAACTGCAGAAAACTCAAGGAATTGCCAGAGCTAACTCAGGTGCAGTCACTCACTCTTTCCAACTGTAGGAGCCTCAGATCATTGGTGAAACCCTCTGATGCAAGTCAATATCCGGGCATATACTGTTTGCTTGAGCTATGCCTAGACAACTGCAAGAATGTGATGTCACTGTCCGATCAGCTTAGTCACTTCACGAAGTTGATATTTTTAGATTTGAGCAGCCATGACTTTAAGACACTGCCAGCAAGCATCAGAGATCTTACCTCATTG GGTTGTGATTCTCTTGAAGCTGATGCTTTAGAACATTTTAAAGGGAGACTAAACAAAGAG GTACCAGCACAGCCGCAGATTGCCTGCTTCCAAGAAACTGAGATTTCGAGTTATGATCGGGATCACCAATCAACAAAGAGTCGTCTGCCCAAGTTCCTATGTTGCTCACATTTCTAG
- the LOC104724381 gene encoding TMV resistance protein N-like isoform X1 produces MASSSASRASNYDVFLSFRGEDTRHSIVSHLYAALANRGIATFKDDKRLELGDHISEELHRAIEGSDFVVVVLSENYPTSRWCLMELQMIMKLQVEGRIGVFPVFYRVDPSDVRHQQGSFDLEGYERDPQMADKVPKWREALKMIADLSGVASGQCIDEATMVRKIVEDISKRKAMMQKIDFRNIVGVDTHMEGLKSLLEMDSDNDEVRMIGIWGMGGIGKTTIAKCLYDQLSSHFTTRYFTEDIKGIYKDIDLLHLQNKLLYNTLGDDVTPWSVEAGREVIAARLGNHKVLLVLDGVDNLVQIHALAKETRWFGHGSRIIITTRDRGLLNSCGVKAIYEVKCLDDMDSLQMFKQIAFEGGSPSSVEFDHLSIRAARLAHGLPSAIQAYAFFLRGRANSPEELEEAVCGLECTPDENITEILKISYEGLAKAHKNAFLHVACLFNGETFRRVTSLLDISTLESNLWMRVLAEKSLIDITSNGYVIMHKLVEQMGREIMLDSGKFIGDPEKINDTLDYREGIGQIESISLHTCEMTSAFSMETGVFGKMYKLRFVKVYKHVDDGESRLQVIPGDHYPSMNCSLLHWDAFPLSTLPLNFNTFGLVELNLRHSNLETLWSGALRFSNLKKLDVTGSKYLKQLPDLSMYQSLDELMLEQCKRLKGIPESIGEKSTLGRFNLSYYGGPKSPLGVVIGNVSQMQRLTLEFPTARVEMQLMNMSITGDIKFRVFADCEGYAEYFCFSSEQKIHGTKTVSVHQAPRLTSVFNKSTSLNIRRFSYKENGQPITTFHSFPYIPGLEELKLVNLNIQKLSDAIGHFEFLEKLDFSGNDFERLPEDMSRLSRLKTLCLRNCRKLKELPELTQVQSLTLSNCRSLRSLVKPSDASQYPGIYCLLELCLDNCKNVMSLSDQLSHFTKLIFLDLSSHDFKTLPASIRDLTSLVTICLNNCKKLKSLEELPLSFQFLDAQGCDSLEADALEHFKGRLNKEVPAQPQIACFQETEISSYDRDHQSTKSRLPKFLCCSHF; encoded by the exons ATGGCTTCCTCATCTGCATCTCGTGCATCCAACTACGATGTCTTCCTCAGTTTCCGAGGGGAAGACACTCGACATTCTATCGTTAGCCATTTGTACGCAGCACTTGCTAACAGAGGAATTGCTACCTTCAAAGACGACAAAAGGCTTGAGCTAGGCGATCACATTTCTGAAGAACTCCACAGAGCCATCGAAGGTTCAGATTTCGTTGTCGTGGTTCTCTCAGAGAACTACCCTACTTCCAGGTGGTGCTTAATGGAGCTCCAAATGATAATGAAGCTTCAGGTGGAGGGAAGAATTGGTGTCTTTCCCGTCTTCTATAGAGTAGACCCCTCTGACGTGAGGCACCAGCAAGGAAGTTTCGATCTAGAAGGATACGAACGTGATCCACAAATGGCAGATAAGGTTCCCAAGTGGAGAGAAGCTCTTAAAATGATCGCCGATCTTTCAGGCGTGGCATCCGGACAGTG CATTGATGAGGCAACTATGGTTCGAAAAATTGTCGAAGATATTTCAAAGCGCAAGGCGATGATGCAAAAGATAGACTTCAGAAATATTGTTGGGGTAGATACTCACATGGAAGGTCTCAAGTCTCTCTTGGAGATGGACTCCGATAATGATGAGGTTCGTATGATTGGAATATGGGGCATGGGAGGCATCGGCAAAACCACCATCGCCAAGTGTCTCTATGACCAGCTCTCATCTCATTTTACAACCAGGTATTTCACAGAAGACATCAAGGGTATTTATAAAGACATTGATCTACTGCATTTGCAAAACAAACTTCTCTACAATACCCTTGGTGATGATGTTACGCCGTGGAGTGTGGAAGCTGGACGCGAGGTCATAGCGGCAAGACTTGGGAACCACAAGGTTCTTCTTGTGCTAGATGGTGTGGATAATTTGGTGCAGATCCATGCTCTGGCAAAAGAGACACGATGGTTTGGTCATGGGAGCCGAATCATCATAACCACCCGAGACAGGGGCTTACTCAATAGTTGTGGAGTAAAAGCCATTTATGAGGTTAAGTGTTTAGACGATATGGATTCCCTGCAGATGTTTAAACAGATTGCTTTTGAAGGAGGTAGTCCTTCTTCTGTTGAATTTGACCATCTCTCAATCCGGGCAGCTCGACTTGCTCACGGGCTTCCTTCTGCAATTCAAGCTTATGCCTTCTTTCTCCGTGGAAGAGCCAACTCTCCTGAGGAATTGGAAGAAGCAGTGTGTGGACTTGAATGTACTCCTGACGAGAATATAACAGAAATCTTGAAAATTAGCTACGAGGGCTTAGCAAAAGCACATAAGAATGCTTTTCTTCATGTTGCATGTCTCTTTAATGGAGAAACTTTCAGGCGAGTCACTTCACTACTTGATATTAGCACACTTGAAAGTAACTTGTGGATGAGAGTTTTAGCAGAGAAATCTCTCATTGATATAACAAGTAATGGATATGTAATCATGCATAAGTTAGTTGAACAGATGGGAAGGGAAATTATGCTTGACAGTGGAAAATTCATCGGGGATCCAGAGAAAATAAATGACACACTCGATTACCGAGAA GGAATTGGCCAAATTGAAAGCATTTCCCTACACACATGTGAAATGACAAGTGCATTTTCGATGGAGACTGgtgtttttggtaaaatgtaTAAACTTAGGTTTGTCAAGGTCTACAAGCATGTTGACGACGGAGAATCGAGGCTGCAGGTGATTCCTGGCGATCATTACCCTTCCATGAATTGTAGTTTACTCCACTGGGATGCATTTCCATTGAGCACATTGCCTCTCAACTTTAATACATTTGGTCTTGTGGAACTCAATCTGCGTCACAGCAACCTAGAAACACTCTGGAGTGGAGCACTG AGGTTCAGTAATTTGAAGAAACTGGACGTGACGGGATCTAAGTATCTCAAGCAACTTCCAGATCTTTCAATGTACCAGAGCCTTGACGAGTTGATGCTAGAACAATGCAAGAGATTAAAAGGAATTCCAGAGTCAATTGGAGAAAAGTCTACCCTAGGCAGGTTTAATCTATCATACTACGGTGGACCTAAGAGTCCCTTGGGTGTTGTTATAGGGAATGTGTCTCAGATGCAACGTCTTACACTGGAGTTCCCAACTGCAAGAGTGGAAATGCAACTTATGAATATGTCGATCACGGGAGACATAAAATTTCGTGTTTTTGCAGATTGTGAAGGATACGCTGAATACTTCTGCTTTAGTTCTGAGCAAAAGATCCATGGTACAAAGACAGTAAGTGTCCACCAAGCTCCTCGACTCACCTCTGTGTTCAACAAATCTACTTCGCTCAATATCAGGAGGTTCAGCTACAAAGAGAACGGGCAACCTATCACCACCTTTCACAGTTTTCCATATATACCTGGCCTGGAAGAGCTAAAACTAGTCAACTTAAACATCCAAAAGCTGTCAGATGCGATTGGTCACTTTGAATTCTTAGAAAAACTGGACTTCAGCGGCAATGATTTTGAGAGGTTACCAGAAGATATGAGTAGACTTTCCCGGTTGAAAACTCTCTGTCTTCGAAACTGCAGAAAACTCAAGGAATTGCCAGAGCTAACTCAGGTGCAGTCACTCACTCTTTCCAACTGTAGGAGCCTCAGATCATTGGTGAAACCCTCTGATGCAAGTCAATATCCGGGCATATACTGTTTGCTTGAGCTATGCCTAGACAACTGCAAGAATGTGATGTCACTGTCCGATCAGCTTAGTCACTTCACGAAGTTGATATTTTTAGATTTGAGCAGCCATGACTTTAAGACACTGCCAGCAAGCATCAGAGATCTTACCTCATTGGTAACCATCTGCCTCAATAACTGCAAGAAACTCAAATCACTGGAAGAACTTCCACTGAGTTTTCAGTTTCTCGATGCACAGGGTTGTGATTCTCTTGAAGCTGATGCTTTAGAACATTTTAAAGGGAGACTAAACAAAGAG GTACCAGCACAGCCGCAGATTGCCTGCTTCCAAGAAACTGAGATTTCGAGTTATGATCGGGATCACCAATCAACAAAGAGTCGTCTGCCCAAGTTCCTATGTTGCTCACATTTCTAG
- the LOC104724379 gene encoding putative disease resistance protein At4g11170, which produces MSSSSSSTSFLLLGREVDVFLSFCCQTRHGYFQNILITYGIKTFLSYRCLETRFGPISQRTVKALEEARVAVVMTSGTKPCSIGFLEELLVILEFQEKGSLIVIPIFLTDSSFNAEEICQQYPEKAPSWRTALTKLTNIAAEYQFSQNPTGMGLLEWFKKIAHDISLVSLYSTSNGLDGLVAMDRHMKVAYDLLDLEVDKEVRTIGIWGSGGVGKTKLARYIYAEIFVKFQTCVFLDNVENIEDKVLRFKGEEDPTVVTSSDHDWLEIAKARRKHRKVLLVADDVNGIEQGKWIIEYANWFAPGSRVILISQNKDLLVDAGVKHAYEVRSLRYDEALQLFSQFAFNQPYPPSDFEQLAVRAVHLAGFLPLALRLLGSFLAGKGRENWVAALFRLKAKLGGNIMEVWKLMEPSGDRGQEEWEPAADIMEGNESSEDESQEEWEPAADIMEGNESSEDET; this is translated from the exons atgtcttcttcttcatcttctacttcttttttgttgctTGGAAGGGAGGTGGATGTCTTCCTGAGTTTCTGCTGCCAGACTAGGCATggatattttcaaaacattttgatTACATATggcattaaaacttttttatccTACAGATGCTTGGAGACGAGATTCGGACCAATTAGTCAACGGACAGTCAAGGCTTTGGAAGAGGCGAGAGTCGCGGTCGTTATGACATCTGGGACGAAACCTTGTTCCATCGGGTTCCTAGAAGAGCTCTTAGTAATACTCGAATTCCAAGAAAAAGGTTCACTCATAGTAATACCCATTTTTCTTACGGATAGCTCTTTTAATGCGGAGGAGATATGCCAACAATATCCGGAGAAGGCTCCAAGTTGGAGAACTGCACTTACCAAATTGACCAACATTGCAGCCGAGTATCAGTTTTCTCAGAATCCTACAGGTATGGGGCTGTTAGAGTGGTTCAAAAAAATTGCTCATGACATATCTCTTGTCTCTCTCTACTCCACATCAAACGGTTTAGATGGCCTTGTTGCAATGGATCGTCACATGAAAGTGGCTTATGACTTGTTGGATTTAGAAGTTGACAAAGAGGTTCGTACCATTGGCATTTGGGGTAGTGGTGGTGTTGGAAAGACAAAACTTGCAAGGTACATTTATGCCGAGATCTTTGTCAAATTTCAGACATGTGTTTTCCTAGATAATGTTGAAAACATTGAAGACAAGGTTCTTAGGTTCAAAGGGGAAGAAGATCCCACGGTAGTAACGAGTTCAGATCACGACTGGCTTGAAATTGCTAAAGCAAGGCGTAAACACCGGAAAGTTCTCCTTGTCGCTGATGATGTGAACGGCATCGAACAAGGGAAGTGGATCATTGAATACGCTAACTGGTTTGCTCCAGGAAGCAGAGTCATTCTTATTAGCCAAAACAAGGATTTGCTTGTTGACGCGGGAGTAAAGCATGCGTATGAAGTCAGATCTTTAAGATATGATGAAGCTCTTCAACTCTTCTCTCAATTTGCTTTCAATCAGCCTTATCCACCTTCTGATTTCGAACAGCTTGCAGTTCGTGCTGTCCATCTCGCAGGCTTTCTTCCTTTGGCCCTTCGACTGCTAGGGTCTTTTTTAGCTGGTAAAGGTCGAGAAAACTGGGTAGCTGCACTGTTCAGACTCAAGGCAAAGCTAGGTGGAAATATAATGGAAGTGTGGAAACTTATGGAACCATCAGGAGATAGAGGTCAAGAGGAGTGGGAACCTGCTGCAGACATAATGGAAGGGAACGAATCATCCGAAGACGAGA GTCAAGAGGAGTGGGAACCTGCTGCAGACATAATGGAAGGGAACGAATCATCCGAAGACGAGACATAA